A genomic stretch from Komagataeibacter xylinus includes:
- a CDS encoding low molecular weight protein-tyrosine-phosphatase, producing MTARPAVLFVCMGNICRSPLAEAAFRQAAGAAGLEVVVDSAGTGNWHAGSPPDRRACAVARQHGIDMGRYRARVVRPADFTRFTHIIALDHANLAHLRAMRPEGARAALSLLLDHVPGRQGEAVADPYYGDASGFETTWRDVSAGAEALVRLLQGRP from the coding sequence ATGACCGCCCGCCCTGCTGTTCTGTTCGTGTGCATGGGCAATATCTGCCGCTCGCCTCTGGCCGAGGCCGCATTCAGGCAGGCCGCCGGGGCAGCCGGGCTGGAGGTGGTGGTCGATTCGGCAGGCACGGGCAACTGGCATGCCGGCTCGCCACCCGATCGGCGCGCCTGTGCTGTGGCGCGGCAGCATGGCATCGACATGGGCCGCTACCGCGCCCGCGTGGTCAGGCCTGCTGATTTCACCCGCTTTACGCACATCATAGCACTCGACCACGCCAACCTTGCCCATCTGCGCGCCATGCGGCCCGAGGGCGCGCGTGCCGCCCTCTCGCTGCTGCTCGACCACGTGCCCGGCAGGCAGGGCGAGGCGGTGGCCGATCCGTATTATGGCGATGCCAGCGGGTTCGAGACCACATGGCGCGATGTCAGCGCCGGGGCGGAGGCGCTGGTCAGGCTCCTGCAGGGCCGGCCATGA